From one Magnolia sinica isolate HGM2019 chromosome 18, MsV1, whole genome shotgun sequence genomic stretch:
- the LOC131232250 gene encoding uncharacterized protein LOC131232250 — MAEEGVAGMFRLQQTVGSVLCCMCGISMAPNAANMCVKCLRSQVDITEGLQKRLIIMHCPECDCYLQPPKTWIKAQLESKELLTFCIKRLKNLNKVRLVHAEFVWTEPHSKRIKVKLRVQKEVLNGAVLEQAYTAEYVQQEHMCEACSRVQANPDQWVAAVQLRQHVSHRRTFYYLEQLILRHDAAARAIKIKQLDKGIDFFFGNRSHAVKFVEFLGNVIPVRSRHDKQLVSHDSKSHNYNYKYTFSVEICPICREDLICLPPKVAVSLGNLGPLVLCTKVSNNIMLLDPVTLRHSFMDANQYWRAPFGSLLSSKRLVEYIVLDIEVGTSSFSVGGSGTKYALADAQVARVSDFGKNDMIFTVKTHLGHLLHPGDYALGYDLYGANSNDFEVDKHKGLLLPDAVLVKKSYEEKRQRKRGKPRAWKLKTMDMEVENSARGRVDEEKTNTEYEEFLRDLEENPEMRFNISLYRDKDYQPSEMASVTDGEDVPSVPLEELLAELELSDEEDDNESMRE; from the coding sequence ATGGCCGAAGAAGGAGTAGCCGGTATGTTCAGGCTACAACAAACAGTTGGCAGCGTCCTCTGTTGTATGTGCGGTATTTCAATGGCACCGAATGCTGCAAACATGTGTGTAAAATGCCTCCGTTCTCAAGTCGACATTACCGAAGGCCTCCAGAAGCGTTTGATTATCATGCATTGCCCAGAATGCGATTGCTACTTGCAGCCACCAAAAACATGGATAAAAGCCCAGTTAGAATCTAAAGAACTTTTAACTTTTTGCATAAAGAGGTTGAAGAATTTGAACAAGGTAAGGCTAGTGCATGCAGAGTTTGTTTGGACCGAGCCTCACTCCAAGAGGATCAAGGTGAAACTGAGAGTGCAAAAGGAGGTTCTCAATGGAGCAGTATTGGAACAAGCTTATACCGCCGAGTATGTTCAGCAGGAGCACATGTGTGAGGCTTGTTCTAGGGTTCAAGCAAACCCAGATCAATGGGTTGCTGCTGTCCAACTCAGGCAGCACGTCTCTCACAGGAGAACGTTTTATTATTTGGAGCAGCTTATCCTTAGGCACGACGCAGCTGCCCgggctataaaaatcaagcaATTGGATAAGGGTATCGACTTTTTCTTTGGGAATAGGAGCCATGCTGTGAAATTCGTTGAGTTCTTGGGTAATGTGATTCCAGTTAGGAGTCGTCACGATAAACAGCTTGTTTCCCATGATTCCAAGAGCCACAACTATAACTATAAGTACACATTTTCTGTTGAAATTTGTCCGATATGTCGAGAGGATTTGATTTGCCTGCCCCCGAAAGTTGCGGTCAGTTTGGGAAACCTGGGTCCTCTTGTTTTGTGCACAAAGGTGAGCAATAACATCATGCTGCTGGATCCAGTTACTCTACGCCACTCTTTCATGGATGCAAACCAGTATTGGAGGGCTCCTTTTGGGTCTCTGCTTTCAAGTAAGCGGCTTGTGGAATATATAGTATTGGACATAGAAGTTGGAACTTCTTCATTCAGTGTTGGTGGTAGTGGTACGAAGTATGCTTTAGCTGATGCCCAGGTGGCACGTGTTTCTGATTTTGGCAAAAATGATATGATTTTCACTGTGAAAACACATCTCGGTCATCTTTTACATCCCGGGGATTATGCACTTGGGTATGACCTGTATGGTGCTAACAGTAATGATTTTGAAGTCGACAAGCATAAGGGTCTTCTTCTACCAGATGCAGTCTTAGTGAAGAAGAGCTATGAGGAGAAGCGTCAGAGAAAGCGGGGGAAACCTCGTGCTTGGAAGCTCAAGACCATGGACATGGAGGTAGAAAACTCTGCTAGGGGTAGAGTTGATGAAGAAAAGACGAACACAGAGTATGAAGAGTTTTTGAGGGACTTAGAGGAGAACCCAGAGATGAGGTTTAACATATCATTGTACCGTGATAaagattatcagccatctgagaTGGCATCCGTGACTGATGGGGAGGATGTTCCGTCTGTGCCATTGGAGGAGCTGCTTGCTGAACTTGAATTAAGTGATGAGGAAGATGACAATGAAAGCATGAGGGAGTGA
- the LOC131233399 gene encoding uncharacterized protein LOC131233399 translates to MALSTAGVSITGRSHFKSSDLWSTKLGTSGKQSRVTFQRKLNQSKPDFSIRAQYKERSRGGGGDFLAGFLLGGAVFGTLAYVFAPQIRRSILNEDEYGFRRAKGPIYYDEGLERTSQTLNAKISQLNSAIDNVSSRLRGGIKLVKESRKTDSEIEAAM, encoded by the exons ATGGCTTTGTCTACAGCTGGTGTTTCCATCACAG GCAGATCTCATTTCAAGTCATCTGACCTTTGGTCCACAAAGCTCGGCACATCTGGGAAGCAATCAAGAGTCACATTTCAAAGAAAGTTGAATCAATCGAAACCTGATTTTTCAATTCGTGCACAGTACAA AGAGCGTTCTAGGGGTGGAGGTGGTGATTTTCTTGCTGGTTTTCTTCTAGGAGGGGCGGTGTTTGGGACATTGGCGTATGTCTTTGCTCCGCAG ATCAGGAGATCCATACTGAATGAAGATGAATACGGATTTCGGAGGGCTAAGGGACCCATCTATTATGATGAGGGTTTGGAG AGGACCAGCCAGACACTGAATGCGAAAATAAGCCAACTAAATTCTGCAATCGACAATGTTTCCTCACGACTGAGAGGGGGGATTAAGTTGGTAAAGGAGTCCAGAAAGACCGACTCTGAAATTGAAGCTGCCATGTAG